The Pseudofrankia inefficax genome window below encodes:
- a CDS encoding NADPH-dependent FMN reductase produces MDGFGTIPASVRDGSPLAVRRPTGAPSELGGDRGMGPGLERRNPGVGPGQSGRRRPLIVGLGGSPRADAPTMRALGAAIKMVAQAGAETVILSLAELELPPYQPDSGERSAGARRLIGEIGRADGLLIAAPDYLGGTSSLVTNALDYLWDLRDAPRPCLEARPVGLLACDEGPGAGGALPALRARVHALGGWPTPLGISLSKHESAAIDPYGAIANPSVADRFETLTDQVMGFAYAWSHLI; encoded by the coding sequence GTGGACGGCTTCGGGACCATTCCGGCCTCGGTACGCGACGGCTCTCCGTTGGCGGTCCGACGCCCCACGGGCGCACCGAGCGAGCTTGGCGGTGACCGCGGGATGGGGCCGGGGCTGGAGCGCCGCAATCCGGGCGTCGGGCCGGGCCAGTCCGGGCGGCGTCGGCCACTGATCGTCGGCCTTGGCGGCTCGCCGCGGGCCGACGCGCCGACGATGCGGGCGCTGGGCGCGGCGATCAAGATGGTGGCGCAGGCCGGTGCCGAGACGGTCATCCTGAGCCTCGCCGAGCTGGAGCTGCCGCCCTACCAGCCGGACAGCGGCGAGCGCTCCGCGGGAGCCCGCCGCCTCATCGGCGAGATCGGGCGCGCCGATGGCCTGCTCATCGCCGCCCCGGACTACCTCGGCGGCACGTCGAGCCTGGTCACGAACGCGCTCGACTACCTGTGGGACCTGCGGGACGCGCCGAGGCCGTGCCTGGAGGCTCGGCCGGTCGGGCTGCTGGCCTGCGACGAGGGCCCTGGTGCCGGCGGTGCGCTGCCGGCGCTGCGTGCCCGCGTGCACGCGCTCGGCGGCTGGCCCACCCCGCTCGGGATCAGCCTGAGCAAGCACGAAAGCGCGGCGATCGACCCGTACGGCGCGATCGCGAACCCGTCCGTGGCCGACCGCTTCGAGACGCTGACCGACCAGGTCATGGGCTTCGCCTACGCGTGGTCGCACCTGATCTGA